A window of the Hordeum vulgare subsp. vulgare chromosome 5H, MorexV3_pseudomolecules_assembly, whole genome shotgun sequence genome harbors these coding sequences:
- the LOC123398631 gene encoding protein PELPK1-like: protein MASSASMLAMIMACALLLAGSTCDAARNLADTTPEAAVPAASTVPGLPTVPTDTVTLMPPMPSVTFPTVPQVTLPPMPAIVVPKAVLPPMPKVTLPTVPQVTMAPMPAIVVPKVTLPPLPLVPNVNVPMPFAAPPPSA, encoded by the coding sequence ATGGCTTCCAGCGCAAGCATGTTGGCGATGATCATGGCGTGcgcgctcctcctcgccggcagcaCGTGTGACGCCGCCCGCAACCTGGCCGACACGACACCGGAGGCTGCCGTTCCGGCTGCTAGCACCGTACCTGGCCTGCCTACCGTGCCCACGGACACGGTCACCCTGATGCCACCCATGCCGTCGGTCACCTTCCCCACCGTGCCGCAGGTGACCCTGCCGCCGATGCCGGCCATCGTCGTGCCCAAGGCGGTGTTGCCGCCCATGCCCAAGGTCACCCTCCCCACAGTGCCGCAGGTGACGATGGCGCCGATGCCCGCCATTGTCGTGCCCAAGGTGACGCTGCCGCCGTTGCCGTTGGTCCCGAATGTGAACGTCCCTATGCCGTTTGCGGCGCCGCCGCCATCAGCGTAG